Below is a genomic region from Rhodospirillum centenum SW.
TCTGCCACGCGCCCAGCGCTGTGAAGGGGACCTTCCGGACGGATGCCACTGGCCCCGCGGGCCGGGAAGGTGTCCGGAAGGGGTGAGCCTGAGTCAGAAGACCGGCCTGGAACGTCCTGGGAAGCCGCCATGGACGGGCGGCGACCCGTGCTTGCCCATGCAGGGGAAACCATGGAAGCCAATCCGTATCAGGCCGACGCAGAGTTCACCGCCGCCGAGCGCGACAGCGTCTACAAGTGCATCTTCAAGCGGCGCGACGTGCGGGGCCAGTTCCTGCCCGATCCGATCCCGGACGAGGTGCTGGGGCGCATCCTGAAGGCGGCCCACCACGCGCCGTCCGTCGGCTTCATGCAGCCCTGGGACTTCATCGTCGTGCGCGACCCGATGGTGAAGCGCAAGGTGCGCGACGCCTTCCAGACCGCGAATACCGAAGCGGCCGACATGTTCGAGGGCGACCGGCAGGAGACCTACCGACGGCTGAAGCTGGAGGGCATCGTCGAGGCGCCGGTGGGCATCTGCGTCACCTGCGACCGCGAGCGCACCGGCCCGGTGGTTGTCGGCCGCACGCACCAGCGCGAGATGGACCTCTACAGCGCCGTCTGCGCCGTGCAGAACCTCTGGCTGGCCGCGCGGGCGGAAAATGTCGGCGTGGGCTGGGTCAGCATTCTGCGCCATGCCGACCTGCGCGAGGCGTTGGGCATCCCGGCCTCGATCCAGACCATCGCCTATCTCTGCGTCGGCTATGTCTCGCACTTCTTCCAGAACCCGGAACTGGAAGCGGCCGGCTGGCTGCCGCGCACGCCCCTGCGCGACGTGGTCTGGTTCGACCGCTGGCACGGCCGCACGGGCGAGGAAACGCTCCTGCAGCAGCTCGGGTAACGCCGGGCCTTCCGGAACGGACAGGGGTGGCGGAAAGGCCATCCCTGTTCCTGCGGCGGCGCCACGGACGTCGCATCGGTCAGGGCGACAGCGGATCGATCCACGGGTTGATGAGCACGACCCCGCATCCGGTGAAATCCGCCGTATTGCGCGTGACCACGATCCCGCTGCGCGCCCGGGCAATCGCGGCGATCTGGGCATCGAAGTGGCTGATCGGCCGGCCGGCCGACTGGCGTTCCGCCGCGATCACCGCATAGGCGGAAGCGGCGGCGCTGTCAAAGGGCAGAATGCGGCCCTGGAAGTCCTCGGTGAGGATAGCGTCGATGGCATGAGCTATCCCATCCTTCCGGCGCCCCGCCGGCATGATCGCAGCCCCCCTCCGCAGTTCTGCTTCGGTGATGGCCGTAAGATAAACGTCTGTCCCGTCCTGGGCAGCGAGCCACCGTTCGACGGCTGGCTCCGGAACACGGCGCAGCACTTCAGAAAGAACATTCGTATCGAGGATGAGCATCCCGCCGCTCAGATGAACGCGGGGGGCTCGCGCATCGCCCCGCGTGGCGCAATCTCCAGGTCGATACCGCCGAGAGCCCTGACGCGGGCACGGATGGACGCGGCAAGGTCGCGCGGCGCTGCCTGCGAGGCCACCGCCTGCCGGAGGATCTGCTGTGCTTCCTCCTCCATGGAACGGCCGTTCTCAGCCGCCCTGGTCCGCAGACGCTGTTCGAGCGTGGCGTCGAGATTGCGGATGGTGATGCTTGCCATGGGCGTGCTCCCCAGGACGATGTCCGCTCATCATAGGCACCGGATGCGACCGCGGACAATGGAAAGGCCTGGTCGAGCAGGCCTCACCGCAACGGTCCACGCGAACGCAGCCTACAGAAACAGGAAGCCCAGGGAGATGACGACGCCCGAGAGCAGCAGGATGACAAGGCAGTAGCCCATCACGTCCTTGGCCCGCAGCCCGGCGATGGCGAGCGCCGGCAGGGCCCAGAAGGGCTGGATCATGTTCGTCCAGGCATCGCCCCAGGCGACCGCCATGGCCGTGCGCGGCACGTCCGCCTGAAGCTCCAGGGCGGCGGGCAGCATCACCTGGGACTGCACCGCCCACTGGCCGCCGCCCGACGGGATCAGGATGTTCAGCAGTCCCGCACTCCAGAAGGTGAAGAGCGGCAGGGTCTGGGCCGTCGAGATGGAGACGAACCAGGCCGAGAGGTCGCGCGCCAGCCCCGACCCCACCATCATGCCCATGATCCCGGCATAGAAGGGGAACTGGATGATGATGCCGGCAGCACCCTTCACCGCTTCCTCCAGGCTGCGCAGGAAGCGGTGGGGCGTGCCGTGCAGAAGAATCCCCAGCATCAGGAATCCGAAATTGACGATGTTGAGGTTCAGGCCGCCCTGGCGCCAGACATGAACGGCGAGATAGGCGAGACCGAGTCCCCCGATCGCCAGCGCCAGCAGCCGGCTGTGCTCCAGATGTTCGGCCGGCCGCTCCACCACCTCCCCGGTTGAAGGCGTCGGATCGGCAAGCCTGTCAGGATCCACGAAGACCGGCCGTGCGCCATGCCCCAGCATCAGCCGGTTGGCGAGGGGGATCAGCACGAACAGGGCCAGGACGATGGTCAGGTTGAACCCGGCGAAGATCGTCTCGCTGGTCGGCACGACGCCGATCAGCTTTTCCGTGAAATGGCCGGGCGTGGCGATGACCAGGGGCACCGACCCCGAAAGGCCGCCATGCCAGACGATGAAGCCGCTGTAGGCCGACGCGATCAGCAGAGGGTAATCGACCTGCACCCGGCGCGCGAGCTGCCGGGCGAACAGGGCGCCGATCACCAGCCCGAACCCCCAGTTCACCCAGCTTGCGACCAGAGAGACGACCGTGACCAGCAGGATCGCCTGTCCCGGGGTCCGCGCCAGCCTGGCAAGCGCCCCGAGCAGGCGGGCGAAGACCGGCGTGCTGGCCAGCACGAAGCCGGTGACCAGAACCAGGACCATCTGCATGCTGAATTCCAGCAACTGCCAGAAGCCCTTGCCCCAATGCTCCACCATCGCCTGCGGGGACTGGCCCTCGAAGAGCATGCCCGAGACGAACACCAGGAGCGTCAGCAGCAGCACCAGCACATAGGGATCGGGAAGGAAGCGTTCTGTCAGGCGGGTCGAGGCCAGCGTCAACGATCGGAACATGCTTTCTCCTCAGTGATGGCCAGCGGCGACGGGAAACTCCCTTCGTATCCATCCTTCTACCAGCACTGACGCCAGGTTCTACCCGTAATGACGCCCGGTCGGACGCTTCGTTCCCGCCTTTGCGGCGATGGGAAACCGGATGTCCACCGATACCCCGTTTGCACCACGTCCCCGATCTGGTCATATCGGTGCTTCCGTTCCGCTGCCCGGACAGACCGATGCGCCGTCCCCTGCCCCTGCTGCTTCTTCTCTGCCTGCTGACAGCGGGGTGCGCGGCGCTGCCGGAGCGGGGGCCGGCGCAGCCGTCCGCCATGGACATGGAGTCGGTGTTCAGCGCGGCCCGGACGGATTCGGCGCATCTCACCCGGTTCCTCACGGCCATGCCGAAAGGGGCCGACCTGCACACCCACCTGAGCGGTGCCGTCTATGCCGAGAGCTTCGTCGCCTGGGCGCAGCAGGACGGGCTGTGCTTCGACCGCACGGCCCGCGCCATCCTGCCGCCGCCCTGCCGCCCGGACGACGGGGTGCCGGCGGTGGCGGATCACGCGAAGGCGCCCGGCGGCCAGGGCGAGATGCTGAACGCGCTGTCGATCCGCGGCACCGGCACCGGCATGGTGGACGGGCGCGACCAGTTCTTCGCCACCTTCGGCCGGTTCGGTGCCGTCTCCGCCGTCCGCACGGGCGACATGCTGGCGGAGGTGGCCCGCATCGCGGCGGATGAGCGCATCCTGCATCTGGAGGAGATGCTGTCGCTGCGCTCGGCCGACCTGCGTGCCCTGGCCGCC
It encodes:
- a CDS encoding short-chain fatty acid transporter — encoded protein: MFRSLTLASTRLTERFLPDPYVLVLLLTLLVFVSGMLFEGQSPQAMVEHWGKGFWQLLEFSMQMVLVLVTGFVLASTPVFARLLGALARLARTPGQAILLVTVVSLVASWVNWGFGLVIGALFARQLARRVQVDYPLLIASAYSGFIVWHGGLSGSVPLVIATPGHFTEKLIGVVPTSETIFAGFNLTIVLALFVLIPLANRLMLGHGARPVFVDPDRLADPTPSTGEVVERPAEHLEHSRLLALAIGGLGLAYLAVHVWRQGGLNLNIVNFGFLMLGILLHGTPHRFLRSLEEAVKGAAGIIIQFPFYAGIMGMMVGSGLARDLSAWFVSISTAQTLPLFTFWSAGLLNILIPSGGGQWAVQSQVMLPAALELQADVPRTAMAVAWGDAWTNMIQPFWALPALAIAGLRAKDVMGYCLVILLLSGVVISLGFLFL
- the bluB gene encoding 5,6-dimethylbenzimidazole synthase → MEANPYQADAEFTAAERDSVYKCIFKRRDVRGQFLPDPIPDEVLGRILKAAHHAPSVGFMQPWDFIVVRDPMVKRKVRDAFQTANTEAADMFEGDRQETYRRLKLEGIVEAPVGICVTCDRERTGPVVVGRTHQREMDLYSAVCAVQNLWLAARAENVGVGWVSILRHADLREALGIPASIQTIAYLCVGYVSHFFQNPELEAAGWLPRTPLRDVVWFDRWHGRTGEETLLQQLG
- a CDS encoding FitA-like ribbon-helix-helix domain-containing protein; its protein translation is MASITIRNLDATLEQRLRTRAAENGRSMEEEAQQILRQAVASQAAPRDLAASIRARVRALGGIDLEIAPRGAMREPPAFI
- a CDS encoding type II toxin-antitoxin system VapC family toxin, encoding MLILDTNVLSEVLRRVPEPAVERWLAAQDGTDVYLTAITEAELRRGAAIMPAGRRKDGIAHAIDAILTEDFQGRILPFDSAAASAYAVIAAERQSAGRPISHFDAQIAAIARARSGIVVTRNTADFTGCGVVLINPWIDPLSP